A single region of the Thermotoga profunda AZM34c06 genome encodes:
- the rpsD gene encoding 30S ribosomal protein S4, whose protein sequence is MARYTGPDCRLCRREGMKLYLKGERCFTDHCPFDRRSYAPGDHGRQRGKLSQYGTQLRAKQVMKRIYGIVERQFERYFEKALRMSGDTRENLVRLVESRVDNIVYRMGFAINRKQARQLVTHGHFLVNGMKIDVPSYRLKPGDIVEVGEKSRSMNVIKQAIETSKDRTKVPWIEVDADSYKGTFVRFPNLEEVTDLPVDVQAIVEFYSR, encoded by the coding sequence ATGGCAAGATACACTGGACCAGATTGTAGATTATGCCGTAGAGAAGGTATGAAACTCTATCTGAAAGGTGAAAGGTGTTTCACCGACCATTGTCCCTTCGACAGAAGGTCTTATGCTCCTGGGGACCATGGACGTCAGCGTGGAAAGCTTTCACAATACGGGACTCAGTTACGTGCAAAACAAGTGATGAAAAGAATATATGGTATTGTTGAACGACAATTCGAGCGATATTTTGAAAAAGCTTTGAGAATGTCGGGAGACACACGAGAAAACCTTGTTAGGCTTGTTGAATCTCGTGTAGATAATATAGTTTATAGAATGGGATTTGCCATAAACAGAAAGCAGGCAAGACAATTGGTAACCCATGGACATTTCTTGGTCAATGGTATGAAAATCGATGTGCCGTCCTACAGATTGAAACCAGGCGACATAGTAGAGGTCGGCGAGAAAAGTAGATCCATGAACGTCATTAAACAAGCAATAGAGACATCCAAAGATAGGACAAAAGTGCCATGGATTGAGGTCGATGCAGATTCCTACAAGGGAACATTTGTGAGATTTCCAAATCTTGAGGAGGTAACAGATCTGCCAGTAGATGTTCAAGCGATAGTTGAGTTCTATTCGAGGTGA
- the rpsK gene encoding 30S ribosomal protein S11 has protein sequence MARRAEGKKKRKILTDRGIVHIKSTFNNTIVTLSDADGSAIIWASSGTVGFEGTRKGTPYAAQLAADKVAKEALRLGIKRVDVLVKGPGPGREAAIRTLQAAGLEVDSIKDVTPIPFNGCRPKKKRRV, from the coding sequence ATGGCAAGAAGAGCTGAAGGAAAGAAAAAGAGAAAAATTCTAACAGATAGAGGAATTGTTCACATAAAATCTACATTTAACAACACTATTGTTACGCTCTCAGATGCTGATGGTTCTGCAATCATCTGGGCAAGTAGTGGTACGGTAGGTTTCGAAGGCACACGGAAAGGTACACCTTATGCAGCGCAACTTGCGGCTGATAAAGTTGCTAAGGAAGCTCTAAGACTCGGCATAAAACGTGTAGATGTCTTGGTGAAAGGGCCTGGACCCGGACGCGAAGCAGCTATAAGAACACTTCAGGCAGCAGGTCTTGAAGTGGATAGTATCAAAGATGTGACACCAATACCCTTCAATGGTTGCAGGCCAAAAAAGAAACGCCGAGTTTAA
- the infA gene encoding translation initiation factor IF-1: MPKEDVIKMEGTITEARRNATFVVELDNGHKILAQISGRMRKNFIRLFPGDRVVVELSIYDLSKGRIVYRKKLDKKGEEDVERS, encoded by the coding sequence ATGCCCAAAGAAGATGTTATCAAGATGGAGGGAACGATTACAGAAGCGAGGAGAAATGCAACTTTTGTTGTGGAACTCGATAACGGGCATAAAATCCTAGCACAGATTTCTGGAAGAATGAGAAAGAATTTCATAAGACTTTTTCCAGGGGACAGAGTGGTTGTTGAACTTTCCATATATGATCTCTCCAAGGGACGTATAGTATATAGGAAAAAGTTAGACAAAAAAGGAGAAGAAGATGTCGAAAGGAGTTGA
- the rpmJ gene encoding 50S ribosomal protein L36, with translation MKVRSSVKKRCEHCQIVRRRGRVLIICKANPKHNQKQG, from the coding sequence ATGAAAGTGAGATCTTCTGTGAAAAAGAGATGTGAGCATTGTCAGATCGTTCGACGAAGAGGTCGTGTTTTGATCATATGCAAAGCAAACCCAAAGCACAACCAGAAGCAGGGCTGA
- the rpsM gene encoding 30S ribosomal protein S13, with the protein MARVMGVELPGNKKCFVALTYLYGVGKTRAFEILKNTGVDPDKRVKDLTDEEVSKITKFIQDHYKVEGELKAEVNRNIKRLIDIGCYRGWRHKLGLPVRGQRTRSNARTRKGPRPSRIKTKKKKEQTV; encoded by the coding sequence ATGGCGCGTGTAATGGGTGTCGAGTTACCCGGAAATAAAAAGTGCTTTGTTGCCTTGACTTATTTGTATGGTGTCGGTAAGACAAGAGCTTTTGAGATCTTAAAGAACACAGGTGTCGATCCCGACAAAAGAGTGAAAGATCTTACAGATGAAGAAGTGAGTAAGATAACTAAATTTATACAAGACCACTACAAAGTCGAAGGGGAATTAAAAGCAGAGGTTAATAGAAATATCAAAAGATTAATCGACATTGGCTGTTATAGGGGATGGAGACATAAACTTGGATTACCTGTACGAGGTCAACGAACGCGCTCCAACGCGAGAACAAGAAAAGGTCCAAGACCAAGCAGAATAAAGACCAAAAAGAAAAAAGAGCAAACTGTTTGA